A part of Candidatus Zixiibacteriota bacterium genomic DNA contains:
- a CDS encoding TetR family transcriptional regulator: MMDVDTIKGDRKHQIIAEATRLFSLEGYDRVSTRQLADACQISEAGLYKHFNSKAEIYDAVLDSLPARLQCDALFEQLSDVDDLEQILMMTAEFLIRFLTDNVDLYRLLLFSALSGHEKAKNISSEIRGRFINFITEHLKRLRQQAQVVDTDPKITARCFIGMIMDCAMGINLLESGVGERIEPSHAIANNIPIYVRGLINKNEK, translated from the coding sequence ATGATGGATGTGGATACGATAAAAGGTGATCGAAAACATCAGATTATAGCTGAAGCAACCCGTCTTTTCAGCCTGGAGGGATACGACCGGGTTTCCACCCGGCAGCTGGCGGATGCCTGCCAGATCAGCGAGGCGGGTTTGTATAAGCATTTTAATTCCAAGGCTGAGATTTACGATGCTGTGCTGGACAGTTTACCTGCCAGGTTGCAGTGTGACGCGCTTTTCGAACAGCTCTCTGATGTCGATGATCTCGAGCAGATATTGATGATGACTGCGGAGTTCCTGATCAGATTTTTGACTGATAATGTCGATCTGTACAGATTGCTGTTGTTCTCGGCTTTGAGCGGTCATGAAAAGGCAAAAAATATCAGTAGCGAGATACGCGGAAGATTCATCAATTTCATAACTGAACACCTTAAGCGGTTGAGACAGCAGGCGCAGGTAGTAGACACCGATCCGAAGATAACAGCCAGATGTTTTATCGGCATGATCATGGATTGTGCCATGGGGATAAATCTTTTGGAGTCCGGTGTTGGCGAGCGGATAGAACCCTCGCATGCGATCGCCAATAATATCCCGATATATGTTCGCGGTTTGATAAATAAAAATGAGAAATAG